From Streptomyces sp. HUAS MG91, the proteins below share one genomic window:
- a CDS encoding Lrp/AsnC family transcriptional regulator: MTDSVVLDPVDLEILRLLQNDARTTYRDLAAQVGVAPSTCLDRVNRLRRGGVILGHALRVDPARLGRGLQALLSVQVRPHRRELVGPFVERIRALPEARTVFHVTGPDDYLVQVAVRDMADLQRLVLDEFTSRREVARVETRLIFQQWECGPLLPPRDPHGAPSAYQGDENP; this comes from the coding sequence ATGACCGATTCCGTCGTACTCGATCCGGTGGACCTGGAGATCCTGCGGCTGCTGCAGAACGACGCCCGTACGACGTACCGGGATCTCGCCGCGCAGGTCGGTGTCGCGCCCTCGACCTGTCTGGACCGGGTGAACAGGCTGCGCCGCGGCGGCGTGATCCTCGGGCATGCGCTGCGGGTCGATCCGGCGCGGCTCGGCCGCGGTCTGCAGGCGCTGCTGTCGGTGCAGGTGCGTCCGCACCGGCGGGAGCTGGTCGGCCCGTTCGTGGAGCGGATCCGGGCCCTGCCCGAGGCGCGCACGGTCTTCCACGTCACCGGGCCCGACGACTATCTGGTGCAGGTCGCCGTCCGTGACATGGCGGACCTGCAACGGCTCGTGCTCGACGAGTTCACGTCACGGCGCGAGGTGGCGCGGGTGGAGACCCGGCTGATCTTCCAGCAGTGGGAGTGCGGCCCGCTGCTGCCGCCGCGCGACCCGCACGGTGCGCCGAGCGCGTATCAGGGTGACGAGAACCCCTGA
- a CDS encoding PLP-dependent transferase: protein MDDTLDHHEDAARPRTRALATEAVHAGRDDLAALGLHAPPIDLSTTYPSADSRTEAARIDAFAADGVLDDGPPVYGRLGNPTVARFETALARLEGTEAAVAFASGMAALTAVLLVRRSAGLGHVVAVRPLYGCSDHLLDTGVLGTEVTWVDPAGIADAVRPDTGLVLVESPANPTLAEVDLRAVAHGCGTVPLLVDNTFATPVLQRPAESGARLVLHSATKFLGGHGDVLGGVVACDEEFAGQLRRMRFATGGVLHPLAGYLLLRGLATLPVRVRAASATAAELARRLAGDPRVSRVHYPRTGGAMVAFEVAGDPHAVTGGVELITPAVSLGSVDSLIQHPASISHRVVAADDRRAAGVGDRLLRLSVGLEDVDDLWADLDRALGEATPRTLAACSNHAHQGGTNPGTASSSTSPAG from the coding sequence ATGGACGACACCTTGGACCACCACGAGGACGCGGCGCGCCCCCGCACCCGGGCCCTCGCCACCGAAGCCGTGCACGCCGGCCGTGACGACCTCGCCGCGCTCGGGCTGCACGCCCCGCCCATCGATCTGTCGACCACCTACCCGTCCGCCGACAGCCGGACCGAGGCCGCCCGGATCGACGCGTTCGCCGCCGATGGCGTCCTCGACGACGGCCCGCCGGTCTACGGCCGCCTCGGCAATCCGACCGTCGCCCGGTTCGAGACGGCGCTCGCCCGCCTGGAGGGCACCGAGGCCGCGGTCGCCTTCGCCAGCGGCATGGCCGCCCTGACCGCCGTGCTGCTGGTACGCCGTTCAGCGGGCCTGGGCCATGTCGTCGCGGTCCGCCCGCTGTACGGATGCAGCGACCACCTCCTCGACACGGGCGTCCTCGGCACCGAGGTGACCTGGGTCGACCCGGCCGGCATCGCCGACGCCGTCCGCCCCGACACCGGCCTGGTGCTGGTGGAGTCGCCCGCCAACCCCACGCTCGCGGAGGTCGACCTGCGGGCCGTCGCGCACGGCTGCGGCACCGTGCCGCTGCTCGTCGACAACACCTTCGCGACGCCCGTGCTGCAACGGCCCGCGGAGAGCGGGGCCCGGCTCGTGCTGCACAGCGCGACGAAGTTCCTGGGCGGGCACGGCGACGTCCTGGGCGGCGTCGTGGCCTGCGACGAGGAGTTCGCGGGGCAGTTGCGCAGGATGCGGTTCGCGACGGGCGGTGTGCTGCACCCGCTCGCGGGCTATCTCCTGCTGCGCGGCCTGGCGACCCTTCCCGTACGGGTGCGCGCCGCGTCGGCGACCGCGGCGGAACTGGCGCGGCGGCTGGCCGGGGATCCGCGCGTCAGCCGCGTCCACTATCCGCGGACCGGCGGCGCGATGGTCGCCTTCGAGGTGGCCGGGGACCCGCACGCGGTGACCGGCGGGGTCGAACTGATCACGCCCGCCGTCAGCCTCGGCAGCGTCGACTCGCTCATCCAGCATCCGGCGTCCATCAGCCACCGCGTGGTCGCCGCCGACGACCGCAGGGCCGCCGGGGTCGGCGACCGGCTGCTGCGGCTCTCGGTCGGCCTGGAGGACGTGGACGACCTGTGGGCCGATCTCGACCGGGCGCTGGGGGAGGCGACGCCTCGTACACTCGCGGCATGTTCAAATCACGCACATCAGGGCGGGACGAATCCTGGGACGGCGTCGTCGTCGACAAGTCCCGCGGGATGA
- a CDS encoding rhodanese-like domain-containing protein, whose amino-acid sequence MTATTATTVDTATTTNPVLRVAPASPAAAAAYFGASLAFHADVSDVAAALADGAADPGFVVLDSRNTASWDQGHVPGAVHLPTALIPEQAGQLLDRSVPVVTYCWGPGCNGATRAALALAELGFQVKEMLGGFEYWVREGFAYETWEGPARQSADPLTAPADGDDCGC is encoded by the coding sequence ATGACCGCGACCACCGCGACCACCGTCGACACGGCGACCACCACCAACCCGGTGCTGCGCGTCGCCCCCGCCTCGCCCGCCGCCGCGGCCGCCTACTTCGGCGCGAGCCTTGCCTTCCACGCCGACGTGTCCGACGTCGCCGCCGCACTCGCCGACGGCGCCGCCGATCCGGGCTTCGTCGTCCTCGACTCGCGCAACACCGCGTCCTGGGACCAGGGCCACGTCCCCGGCGCCGTCCACCTGCCGACGGCCCTCATCCCCGAGCAGGCCGGACAGCTCCTCGACCGGTCCGTCCCCGTCGTCACCTACTGCTGGGGCCCCGGCTGCAACGGCGCGACCCGCGCCGCCCTCGCCCTCGCCGAACTCGGCTTCCAGGTCAAGGAGATGCTCGGCGGGTTCGAGTACTGGGTGCGCGAGGGCTTCGCGTACGAGACGTGGGAGGGGCCCGCGCGACAGAGCGCGGACCCCCTGACGGCGCCGGCCGACGGCGACGACTGCGGCTGCTGA
- a CDS encoding Lrp/AsnC family transcriptional regulator yields the protein MTDDSPDDAPPYVPDATDWHILRVLQSEGRASYAELARAVSMSASAVTERVRRLEESGVIAGYSAVVVPERLGLPILAFVRLRYPNGNYKPFHDLVAVTPEVLEAHHVTGDDCFVIKVAARSMRHLEEVSGKIGTLGSVTTSVVYSSPLPRRALGR from the coding sequence ATGACCGACGATTCCCCTGACGATGCGCCGCCGTACGTGCCCGATGCCACGGACTGGCACATTCTGCGGGTTCTCCAGAGCGAGGGCCGCGCCAGCTACGCCGAGCTGGCGCGGGCCGTGTCCATGTCCGCGAGTGCCGTGACGGAGCGGGTGCGGCGGCTGGAGGAGTCGGGGGTGATCGCGGGGTACTCGGCCGTGGTCGTCCCCGAGCGGCTCGGTCTGCCGATCCTGGCGTTCGTCCGGCTCAGGTACCCGAACGGGAACTACAAGCCGTTCCACGATCTCGTCGCCGTGACCCCGGAGGTCCTGGAGGCGCACCACGTCACGGGCGACGACTGTTTCGTCATCAAGGTCGCGGCGCGGTCGATGCGGCACCTGGAGGAGGTCTCCGGGAAGATCGGCACGCTGGGGTCGGTGACGACGAGCGTGGTGTACTCGTCGCCGCTGCCGCGCCGGGCGCTCGGGCGCTGA
- a CDS encoding DUF885 domain-containing protein, with amino-acid sequence MSDIAHTPRQVADAYVDDLIDLDPVTGTFLGVPEAHSKLPDLSPAGLDAVAALARRTLERLDAAEREPAADSDVERRCARLLRERLTAELAVHDADEHLRAVANLGSPVHHVREVFTITPAETDEDWAAIAARLRAVPAAFAGYRETLALGLERKLHGGPRPTETFIGQLAEWAGWFGEFTAAGPDALRDELTAAAAAADAATLELRDWMRDVYRPAVEGAPNVVGRERYARWSRYYNGTDLDLDEAYAYGWSEFHRLLAEMKQEAEKILPGAATPWVALAHLDEHGRHIEGVEEVRQWLQDLMDEAIETLDGTHFELAERVRKVESCIAPAGSAAAPYYTEPSVDFSRPGRTWLPTMGQTRFPVYDLVSTWYHEGVPGHHLQLAQWAHVAGDLSRYQATVGIVSANAEGWALYAERLMDELGHLTDAETRIGYLDAQMMRACRVIVDIGMHLELEIPADSPFHPGERWTPELAQEFFGAHSSRPADFVESELTRYLSIPGQAIGYKLGERAWLLGRANARAAHGDAFDAKAWHMAALSQGSLGLDDLVDELSKL; translated from the coding sequence ATGTCAGACATCGCGCACACCCCCCGGCAGGTCGCGGACGCCTACGTCGACGACCTGATCGACCTGGACCCGGTCACCGGCACCTTCCTCGGCGTCCCCGAGGCCCACAGCAAGCTGCCCGATCTTTCGCCCGCGGGCCTGGACGCGGTCGCCGCGCTGGCCCGGCGGACCCTGGAGCGGCTCGACGCGGCGGAGCGGGAGCCCGCCGCCGACAGCGACGTCGAGCGGCGCTGCGCCCGGCTGCTGCGCGAGCGGCTGACCGCCGAACTCGCCGTGCACGACGCCGACGAGCACCTGCGCGCCGTCGCCAACCTGGGCTCGCCCGTGCACCACGTCCGGGAGGTCTTCACGATCACCCCGGCCGAGACGGACGAGGACTGGGCGGCGATCGCCGCGCGGCTGCGCGCGGTCCCGGCGGCGTTCGCCGGATACCGCGAGACGCTGGCGCTCGGCCTGGAGCGCAAGCTGCACGGCGGACCGCGCCCGACCGAGACGTTCATCGGTCAACTCGCCGAGTGGGCGGGCTGGTTCGGGGAGTTCACGGCCGCCGGTCCCGACGCGCTGCGCGACGAGTTGACGGCGGCGGCGGCCGCGGCGGACGCCGCGACCCTGGAGCTGCGCGACTGGATGCGGGACGTGTACCGGCCCGCCGTCGAGGGCGCCCCGAACGTCGTGGGCCGCGAGCGCTACGCCCGCTGGTCGCGCTACTACAACGGCACGGACCTCGATCTGGACGAGGCGTACGCGTACGGCTGGAGCGAGTTCCACCGGCTGCTGGCCGAGATGAAGCAGGAGGCGGAGAAGATCCTGCCCGGCGCCGCGACGCCGTGGGTGGCGCTCGCGCACCTCGACGAGCACGGGCGGCACATCGAGGGCGTCGAGGAGGTCCGGCAGTGGCTCCAGGACCTGATGGACGAGGCGATCGAGACGCTCGACGGGACCCACTTCGAACTCGCCGAGCGGGTACGGAAGGTGGAGTCGTGCATCGCGCCCGCCGGCAGCGCCGCGGCGCCGTACTACACGGAGCCGTCGGTCGACTTCTCCCGTCCCGGCCGCACCTGGCTGCCCACGATGGGCCAGACCCGCTTCCCCGTCTACGACCTGGTGTCGACCTGGTACCACGAGGGTGTTCCCGGCCACCATCTCCAGCTCGCGCAGTGGGCGCACGTCGCCGGTGACCTCTCGCGCTACCAGGCGACGGTCGGCATCGTCTCCGCCAACGCGGAGGGCTGGGCGCTGTACGCGGAGCGCCTGATGGACGAGCTGGGCCACCTCACCGACGCCGAGACGCGGATCGGGTACCTGGACGCGCAGATGATGCGGGCGTGCCGGGTCATCGTCGACATCGGCATGCACCTGGAGCTGGAGATCCCCGCGGACTCGCCGTTCCACCCCGGTGAGCGGTGGACGCCCGAGCTGGCCCAGGAGTTCTTCGGCGCGCACAGCAGCCGCCCCGCCGACTTCGTGGAGAGCGAGCTGACCCGCTATCTGTCGATCCCCGGCCAGGCGATCGGCTACAAGCTGGGCGAGCGCGCCTGGCTGCTGGGCCGGGCCAACGCGCGGGCCGCGCACGGTGACGCGTTCGACGCGAAGGCGTGGCACATGGCGGCGCTGTCGCAGGGGTCGCTGGGCCTCGACGACCTGGTGGACGAACTCTCCAAGCTGTAG
- a CDS encoding GNAT family N-acetyltransferase, protein MSDVTRVKHGRPVHHWRRDLVELAALFTAVAVADAVANMIGHGPDGPVLLVVSAVALLATAGFHVWWARRHEHAPPTADTGARPSAPTEDGATTAGRREADALDPQGTTLWRMRTTVRDEPGSLAALCTVLAHRRVDILSLQTHPLAEGTVDEFLLRAPRETAAADLTRVVSRAGGTDTWIERADTHDLVDAPTRILGLATRTAQDAAELPLALRQLLGRCTIRSLPARTTGSEPAEGGFDATELRLRTPEGGLITVERPYLPFTPTEFARARALVELDSRLGPRIPRGKDVLTLPEGNEITVRRADLSDVPAAKEMHERCSARTLSMRYHGPVGDADRYLGHLLSPRFGRTLAAQTASGRIVALGHLLWDGDETELALLVEDGWQRRGVGAELLGRLVAMAVEAGCESVYAVTQASNTGMVAAMRGLGLPLDYQIEEGTLVVTARLDATPVASRLPYETDAQA, encoded by the coding sequence ATGTCTGATGTGACGCGAGTGAAGCACGGCCGTCCCGTCCACCACTGGCGCCGGGATCTGGTGGAACTGGCGGCCCTGTTCACGGCGGTGGCCGTGGCCGACGCGGTGGCGAACATGATCGGGCACGGCCCCGACGGTCCCGTCCTCCTCGTGGTCTCGGCGGTGGCGCTGCTCGCCACCGCCGGGTTCCACGTGTGGTGGGCACGACGCCACGAACACGCGCCACCCACGGCGGATACCGGCGCCCGGCCGTCCGCCCCCACCGAGGACGGGGCGACGACGGCCGGGCGGCGGGAAGCGGACGCGCTCGACCCGCAGGGGACCACGCTGTGGCGGATGCGGACCACGGTGCGCGACGAGCCGGGTTCGCTCGCCGCGCTGTGCACGGTGCTGGCCCACCGGCGGGTGGACATCCTCAGCCTGCAGACGCACCCGCTGGCCGAGGGCACGGTCGACGAGTTCCTGCTGCGCGCCCCGAGGGAGACCGCCGCGGCCGATCTGACCCGGGTCGTCTCCCGGGCCGGCGGCACCGACACCTGGATCGAGCGCGCCGACACCCACGACCTGGTGGACGCCCCCACCCGGATCCTGGGCCTGGCCACCCGCACGGCGCAGGACGCCGCCGAACTTCCGCTGGCGCTGCGCCAGTTGCTCGGCCGGTGCACCATCAGGTCGCTGCCCGCGAGGACCACGGGCAGCGAGCCCGCCGAGGGCGGCTTCGACGCCACGGAGCTACGGCTGCGCACCCCGGAGGGCGGTCTGATCACGGTGGAGCGGCCCTATCTGCCGTTCACCCCGACCGAGTTCGCGCGCGCCCGCGCCCTCGTGGAGCTGGACAGCCGGCTCGGCCCGCGCATCCCGCGCGGCAAGGACGTGCTCACGCTGCCCGAGGGCAACGAGATCACGGTGCGCCGCGCCGATCTCTCCGACGTGCCGGCCGCCAAGGAGATGCACGAGCGGTGCTCGGCGCGGACGCTGAGCATGCGCTACCACGGCCCCGTCGGCGACGCCGACCGCTATCTGGGCCACCTGCTCAGTCCGCGCTTCGGCCGCACGCTCGCCGCGCAGACGGCCTCGGGCCGGATCGTCGCCCTCGGCCATCTGCTGTGGGACGGCGACGAGACGGAGCTGGCGCTCCTCGTCGAGGACGGCTGGCAGCGCCGCGGCGTCGGCGCCGAACTGCTCGGCCGGCTCGTCGCGATGGCCGTCGAGGCAGGCTGCGAGAGCGTGTACGCGGTGACGCAGGCGTCCAACACCGGCATGGTCGCGGCGATGCGCGGCCTCGGCCTTCCTCTCGACTACCAGATCGAAGAGGGCACCCTGGTGGTCACCGCGCGCCTGGACGCTACGCCGGTGGCGTCCCGGCTGCCGTACGAGACGGACGCCCAGGCGTAG
- a CDS encoding alkaline phosphatase D family protein — translation MSHRPSDPLPGRRGVLRGALAASAGLALPAVGGVAAPAFALSGPPGAGWGVQAGDVTAHSGLIWVRSDRPARMIVETSATESFRRTTRWHGPLVGPDTDFTGTTRLRGLPSGEQIHYRVLLADPDDPRRTGEPVTGTFRTAAAGRRGGVRFLWSGDIAGQGWGINPDRGGNRVYEDMRALDPDFFLCSGDNIYADNPILPSVTLPDGRVWRNVTTEEKSKVAQTLGDFRGAFRYNLLDEHVRRFNAQVPTITQWDDHEVHNNWYPGQILDDDRYTEKNADVLSARSLRAFSEYFPVSTLPPGDKDGRVYRVLRQGPLLDVFVLDMRTYRNANSPDRQPDDTTGILGAEQLAWLKRELSRSRATWKVIASDMPLGLVVSDGATNFEAVAQGDPGAPLGRELQIAELLRHIKHRRITGTLWLTADVHYTSAQHYEPSNAAFQDFEPFWEFVSGPLAAGGFQATKLDGTFGPRQVFVKAPSRANTSPMETPPYFGEVEIDGGSGELTVRLRQEGGDVLFARTLQPGRVGQ, via the coding sequence ATGTCGCACCGTCCGTCAGATCCGCTGCCCGGCCGCCGAGGAGTGCTGCGCGGCGCGCTCGCCGCGTCGGCGGGGCTCGCCCTGCCGGCGGTCGGCGGTGTCGCGGCGCCGGCGTTCGCCCTGTCGGGGCCGCCCGGAGCGGGCTGGGGTGTGCAGGCCGGAGACGTCACCGCGCACTCGGGCCTGATCTGGGTGCGCTCGGACCGGCCCGCGCGGATGATCGTGGAGACGTCGGCCACCGAGTCGTTCCGGCGGACGACGAGATGGCACGGCCCCCTGGTCGGGCCGGACACCGACTTCACCGGGACGACACGGCTGCGCGGTCTGCCGTCCGGCGAGCAGATCCACTACCGGGTGCTGCTCGCGGACCCGGACGATCCGCGGCGCACGGGCGAGCCGGTGACGGGCACCTTCCGCACCGCCGCGGCCGGGCGCCGTGGCGGGGTGCGGTTCCTGTGGTCGGGCGACATCGCGGGCCAGGGCTGGGGCATCAACCCGGACCGGGGCGGCAACCGCGTCTACGAGGACATGCGCGCCCTGGACCCCGACTTCTTCCTGTGCAGCGGCGACAACATCTACGCGGACAACCCGATCCTGCCCAGCGTGACGCTGCCCGACGGGCGGGTGTGGCGCAATGTGACCACCGAGGAGAAGTCGAAGGTCGCCCAGACCCTCGGGGACTTCCGCGGCGCGTTCCGCTACAACCTGCTCGACGAGCACGTGCGCCGTTTCAACGCCCAGGTCCCCACCATCACCCAGTGGGACGACCACGAGGTCCACAACAACTGGTACCCCGGGCAGATCCTGGACGACGACCGCTACACGGAGAAGAACGCGGACGTGCTGTCGGCGCGCTCGCTGCGGGCGTTCAGCGAGTACTTCCCCGTCTCGACGCTGCCACCGGGCGACAAGGACGGCCGGGTGTACCGGGTGCTGCGGCAGGGCCCGCTGCTCGACGTGTTCGTGCTCGACATGCGCACGTACCGGAACGCGAACTCGCCCGACCGGCAGCCCGACGACACGACCGGCATCCTCGGCGCCGAGCAGCTGGCCTGGCTGAAGCGGGAGCTGTCGCGTTCGCGCGCCACCTGGAAGGTGATCGCCTCCGACATGCCGCTGGGGCTCGTGGTGAGCGACGGCGCCACGAACTTCGAGGCGGTGGCCCAGGGCGATCCGGGCGCGCCGCTCGGCCGCGAGCTGCAGATCGCCGAGCTGCTGCGGCACATCAAGCACCGCCGGATCACCGGCACGCTGTGGCTGACGGCGGACGTCCACTACACGTCGGCGCAGCACTACGAGCCGTCGAACGCGGCGTTCCAGGACTTCGAGCCGTTCTGGGAGTTCGTGTCGGGTCCGCTGGCCGCGGGCGGCTTCCAGGCGACGAAGCTGGACGGGACGTTCGGGCCGCGGCAGGTGTTCGTCAAGGCACCCTCGCGGGCGAACACCTCGCCCATGGAGACCCCGCCCTACTTCGGCGAGGTCGAGATCGACGGCGGCAGCGGGGAGCTGACCGTGCGGCTGCGCCAGGAGGGCGGGGACGTCCTCTTCGCCCGGACGCTCCAGCCGGGACGGGTCGGACAGTGA
- a CDS encoding PLP-dependent aminotransferase family protein has protein sequence MTNETHAPSAAWELLLPAVAVPVRARGRSLQSALREAVRSGRLAPGTRMPSSRDLARDLGVSRGLITEAYEQLAAEGYLRSGRGAGTWVGDAVRAAPPGAHDLAPRPAAGVRADFVAGSPDLSLFPRAAWAAAQREVLAGLSHQGLGYPDPRGLPRLRTALAELLARRRGVVVDPERVIVCSGVTQAVTLLGFVLQGRGQRRIGVERPGSSQYEDLFAAAGSTAVRIAMDADGLAMDALRASGVRTVVTTPSHHFPSGLAYSAARRTQLLAWARASDGLLVEDDYDGDFRYDRAPVGALQGLDPAHVAYAGSVSKSLAPGLRLGWTVVPDALAEEVVERKRYMDLGNPALDQATLARFIERGDYDRQLRRCQRAYRERRDALVTALGAQLPGTEVTGIAAGLHAIATLPVDSARQEDLLDRCAAAGVRVRTLSHYGGDAGEGVCLVLGYAHLSPARITEGVRLLASAVRESDRPRAHGTGRSASGRGPSP, from the coding sequence ATGACGAACGAGACCCATGCACCGTCCGCAGCCTGGGAGTTGCTGCTCCCCGCAGTCGCCGTGCCGGTCCGGGCGCGCGGCCGCTCCCTGCAGTCCGCGCTCCGGGAGGCGGTGCGGTCGGGGCGCCTCGCGCCGGGGACACGGATGCCGTCGAGCCGGGACCTGGCCCGGGATCTCGGAGTGTCGCGGGGCCTGATCACCGAGGCCTACGAGCAGTTGGCGGCCGAGGGGTACCTGCGCAGCGGCCGGGGTGCCGGGACCTGGGTCGGCGACGCGGTGCGGGCCGCGCCGCCGGGGGCCCACGACCTGGCGCCGCGGCCGGCCGCCGGGGTGCGGGCCGACTTCGTGGCGGGCAGCCCGGACCTGTCGCTGTTCCCGCGCGCCGCCTGGGCCGCGGCGCAGCGCGAGGTGCTGGCCGGGCTGTCGCACCAGGGGCTCGGCTATCCGGACCCGCGCGGGCTGCCCCGGCTGCGCACGGCCCTCGCCGAGCTGCTGGCCCGGCGCCGGGGCGTGGTGGTCGACCCCGAGCGCGTCATCGTGTGCTCCGGGGTGACGCAGGCGGTGACGCTGCTCGGCTTCGTGCTCCAGGGGCGCGGGCAGCGGCGCATCGGTGTGGAGCGGCCCGGCAGTTCGCAGTACGAGGACCTGTTCGCCGCGGCAGGATCCACGGCGGTGCGGATCGCCATGGACGCGGACGGGCTCGCCATGGACGCGCTGCGCGCCTCGGGAGTGCGCACGGTGGTCACGACGCCGTCGCACCACTTCCCGTCGGGGCTGGCCTACTCGGCGGCGCGCAGGACGCAACTCCTCGCCTGGGCGCGGGCGTCGGACGGTCTGCTCGTGGAGGACGACTACGACGGCGACTTCCGCTACGACCGCGCCCCGGTCGGAGCGCTCCAGGGCCTCGACCCCGCGCACGTCGCCTATGCGGGGTCGGTGAGCAAGTCGCTGGCCCCGGGGCTGCGGCTGGGCTGGACGGTCGTGCCCGACGCCCTGGCGGAGGAGGTCGTGGAGCGCAAGCGCTACATGGACCTCGGCAATCCCGCGCTCGACCAGGCGACGCTCGCCCGGTTCATCGAGCGGGGCGACTACGACCGGCAGTTGCGCCGCTGCCAGCGCGCCTACAGGGAGCGCAGGGACGCCCTCGTGACCGCCCTGGGGGCCCAGCTGCCGGGGACCGAGGTGACGGGCATCGCGGCCGGTCTGCACGCCATCGCCACCCTGCCGGTCGACTCCGCCCGCCAGGAGGATCTCCTCGACCGGTGCGCGGCGGCGGGCGTCCGCGTCCGCACGCTGAGCCACTACGGCGGCGATGCCGGCGAGGGGGTCTGCCTGGTGCTCGGCTATGCGCACCTCTCCCCCGCCCGCATCACCGAGGGGGTGCGTCTTCTGGCCTCCGCGGTACGGGAGTCGGACCGGCCACGGGCGCACGGCACGGGGCGGAGTGCGTCCGGGAGGGGGCCGTCCCCGTAA